In Camelina sativa cultivar DH55 chromosome 13, Cs, whole genome shotgun sequence, the genomic window AACACTTGTGTGCTCGATCCCAGATctgtttatttgtatttttcagCAAAtagatacaaacaaacaaaagacgTTATGGGTTACGATTGCGGGAGATGGTAACTCCCGTAAACTTTGTTACAGTAACTCCCACAACGAGCTTTTACATTAACCCAATATAATTACTGTATAATTTCTCAGTAATGTTTGCGTGATTTGCATTAACAACCCCTAAATTTTCATAACTCCGTtgaatcaaaatcatataagatTGTAAACCAAAACCGGATTGacacaaccacaaccaaaccaaataaattattaaaactaaACCAATGATAGTAAACCGGACGAGAGTGAAAAGATTACGTACAAACCAGAGAAATATGACGTGACGTCGGACATACGAATCCATGAAGAGAgcaaagaaacatatataaaaagtcTACAAAGTACAAACGATCTACAGTACGAGTACGAATACGAACAAATGTTGACTCAAATACTTTTCCTCAGgctttcttctgtttcttctggACCAGACTTGGCGGCGGAAATAGAATTCGAAAGAGCATAGCAGATAATATAGCTCCCGTGAAGGAGCTAACCCAATGCACATAGAAATGGTCCCATGTATTGTGAGACTTGTATATGTATGCCCATCCAAATGCCTACACATATATTGCAATATAAATTAACCACAAGActataattaacaatatattgAGTAGCTATTAGGATCAATGAATGATAATGAACTTACAATGGCGGGATTCATGAATGGTCTAGTGAAGTTAGATCCTACGACAAACACTGATACGGTAGCGAGAGCGAGCAAGAAAGTTTTAGCGAGCAGTATTCGGGGACCTCTTAGGATTATTAGTAACGCCAAGAATGTAACACTGAAACTTAGAATCACTTCTGCGATAGCTCCAATGTGTGCATCAGCTTGATACGAAGGCTTTCCTCCAATCATAGTCCTATACTTTTCTGGTATCATCTCCATGATCGTTATCGCACCTCCTGCCGCACCAACTGCCtgaaattaaaacataacatCACATAAGGAAACAAACATGCCAGCTGGTTCCAGTTGGACTCAAAAAGACATCGCAGCATggacacacacaaaagaaacttcacaaaaagccaaacaaaccaaaaaagataGTTTGATATTCCTGGTCTAAGTAGATCAACACATTGTTGATTTTTCTAACCAAAATAAATGTAAGAACATTCAACTACAATGTGTAAAGATAATAACTTTATTAAATAATTCTAATTCGAAGAGACCGACAAGACACACAAAAGCGAATACTTATATGAAAAGATGTCACAAAGTATTAAAGGTCATAATCATAAGTTCATAACAGAAGGAGAACTTGGTTTGGTTTCAAAAGCTAGTTAGTTTAAATCATAGCCACACACCTGAGCAGGAGATCTAATGGCCAAGGAGATGAGAGAATCTCCAGAAACGCCGGCGGtataaaacgcagcgtttccaCAAGGATTGAAGCTAGCGCCACCAAGGACGTCTCCGATAACAGTAAAAATCGAGATGGAGACGAAAACAACCAACGTTGAGATCACCAGAGGTGCCCAAGTGATACCATGAAACCCGGCTGCGGAAACAATCGCCGCCGTCTGTATCCCAAACGTCGCCGAGAGAATAACCCACAAAAAGGTTATCACCATATCGCCTAACGCCGACTTGACCGCACTCATCGTTAGTCACgtacctcttcttcttttttttttcttctcttgatcgTATTGGTTTAAGAAGATCgttgttatattgtttttttccttcttgaaaATCAGATGTTTTTTAGTCCACTCAAAATTGTATTCTTTATAATTGCAGAAGGAAAATGATATGTATGAGTGACTCACCTAACTGATAAGAGTTTTTGGGGAAATTTCGAGATAACGGGTTACTGATTATCccaaaatttgtataaaaaaataaactatttttagcttttattttgtaaaagataaataaaaagtttgtagagaaaaaaagagtattatGCTTATTACTAGAGAGGGCCTATTTATTTCCAAAATGGGTTTGTATATAGATCTAATGAGTTAATTTGGACAATTAATCTTATCTCTTACTTTGCTTTGTTTCACTTATCTTTTTTAATGTACAAGTATATAATTCCCAAATGAATGAAGACACTATAAAGAACAGATACATATTACATATTACCTGTCTATTACCTGTCGA contains:
- the LOC104735886 gene encoding probable aquaporin SIP1-2, whose translation is MSAVKSALGDMVITFLWVILSATFGIQTAAIVSAAGFHGITWAPLVISTLVVFVSISIFTVIGDVLGGASFNPCGNAAFYTAGVSGDSLISLAIRSPAQAVGAAGGAITIMEMIPEKYRTMIGGKPSYQADAHIGAIAEVILSFSVTFLALLIILRGPRILLAKTFLLALATVSVFVVGSNFTRPFMNPAIAFGWAYIYKSHNTWDHFYVHWVSSFTGAILSAMLFRILFPPPSLVQKKQKKA